The following coding sequences lie in one Eubacterium ventriosum genomic window:
- a CDS encoding DUF5052 family protein, giving the protein MKKLKKVFLAIAVITSIGIFTGCALFSSGVNDIKGKLTGNSYSCYFYDNSGNKFMTAKGDKIGLTSNVVEEGHVDSDDGTYSKSYGLSSIITLNIDGKQLESCGDTIIFEQTGLQPDAEFTTEDINSKSTGKLSENAIVSNVINKYKNAFGKAQVVVIQSQLGVPICAYSGEKVYWEVRDDLPKTTKLMIDGKALYIHRANFQIIDKALID; this is encoded by the coding sequence ATGAAAAAACTAAAGAAAGTATTTTTGGCTATTGCTGTTATTACAAGCATAGGTATATTTACCGGTTGCGCCCTTTTTAGTAGTGGAGTTAATGACATTAAAGGTAAGCTTACAGGTAATTCATATTCATGCTATTTTTATGACAACAGTGGAAACAAATTTATGACTGCAAAAGGAGACAAAATAGGGCTTACAAGCAACGTTGTGGAAGAAGGTCATGTTGATTCAGATGACGGTACATATAGCAAGAGTTATGGTTTGTCATCTATCATTACATTAAACATTGACGGAAAGCAGTTAGAAAGCTGTGGTGATACAATTATCTTTGAACAGACAGGTTTGCAGCCTGATGCTGAGTTTACAACAGAAGATATTAACAGCAAATCCACAGGAAAACTAAGCGAGAATGCTATTGTTTCAAATGTTATTAATAAATATAAAAATGCATTTGGAAAAGCCCAGGTAGTAGTAATTCAGAGTCAGCTTGGTGTACCTATTTGTGCTTACAGCGGTGAAAAGGTTTATTGGGAAGTAAGAGACGACTTGCCTAAGACAACTAAGCTTATGATTGATGGAAAGGCATTGTATATTCACAGAGCTAACTTCCAGATAATTGACAAAGCACTTATTGACTAA
- the ruvB gene encoding Holliday junction branch migration DNA helicase RuvB: MAKRIIQTDLAGEDIVIEKGLRPESLDQYVGQSKAKNNLKIFIEAAKSRNEPLDHVLFYGPPGLGKTTLATIIAHEMGVHIKVTSGPAIEKPGEMAAILNNLAENDILFIDEIHRLNRQVEEVLYPAMEDYSIDIMIGKGQGARSIRLDLPKFTLVGATTRAGLLTAPLRDRFGVINKLEFYTVDELKQIIIRSAGLLNVEIDEKGATELARRSRGTPRLANRLLKRVRDFAQVKYDGVITEDVANLALDLLEVDKLGLDKGDRSILETMIDKFDGGPVGLDTLAAALGEDSGTLEDVYEPYLIQNGLLQRTPRGRIATRLAYEHLGVPFLED, translated from the coding sequence ATGGCAAAAAGAATTATACAGACAGATTTGGCAGGAGAAGATATTGTTATTGAGAAAGGTTTAAGACCCGAATCATTAGATCAATATGTAGGTCAGAGCAAAGCAAAAAATAATTTGAAAATATTTATAGAGGCGGCAAAATCGAGAAATGAGCCACTTGATCATGTTTTGTTTTATGGTCCACCGGGGCTTGGTAAAACAACACTTGCAACGATTATTGCTCATGAAATGGGAGTTCATATTAAAGTGACTTCAGGCCCTGCAATTGAAAAACCGGGAGAAATGGCAGCAATATTAAATAATCTTGCAGAGAATGATATTTTATTCATTGATGAAATTCATCGTTTAAACAGACAGGTTGAAGAAGTCCTGTATCCTGCAATGGAAGATTATTCCATTGATATTATGATTGGAAAAGGTCAGGGGGCAAGAAGTATCAGACTTGATTTGCCTAAATTTACTTTAGTAGGGGCAACTACAAGAGCCGGACTTCTTACAGCACCTTTAAGGGATAGATTTGGTGTAATTAATAAGCTTGAATTTTATACAGTTGACGAACTTAAGCAGATTATTATAAGGTCAGCAGGATTACTTAATGTAGAAATTGACGAGAAAGGTGCTACAGAACTTGCACGCCGTTCTAGAGGAACACCGCGACTTGCCAACAGACTGTTAAAGCGTGTAAGAGATTTTGCACAGGTTAAATATGATGGTGTCATAACTGAAGATGTGGCAAATCTGGCTTTAGACCTTTTAGAAGTGGATAAGTTAGGACTTGATAAGGGCGACAGATCAATTCTTGAAACCATGATTGATAAGTTTGATGGTGGCCCTGTAGGTCTTGATACATTGGCTGCAGCCCTTGGAGAAGATTCCGGAACATTGGAAGATGTTTATGAACCATATCTTATTCAAAATGGACTTTTACAGCGTACACCAAGAGGAAGAATTGCAACAAGACTTGCATATGAACATTTGGGAGTTCCCTTTCTAGAAGATTAA
- the zapA gene encoding cell division protein ZapA, with the protein MSSKNYIDVIIDGKIYNIGGFESEAYLQKVASYINNMIAEFKQNENYRVQKVDMQRILLEINIANDYFKAKKQADLLQNDIELKEKEVYDLKHELIVSDSKAETATKELNEALEKIESLEKEIIKLQTELEK; encoded by the coding sequence ATGTCATCAAAGAATTACATAGACGTTATAATAGATGGAAAGATTTACAATATTGGCGGTTTTGAAAGCGAAGCTTATCTTCAGAAAGTAGCATCATACATTAACAATATGATTGCTGAGTTTAAGCAGAACGAGAATTACAGAGTTCAAAAAGTTGATATGCAGAGGATTCTTCTTGAAATCAACATTGCAAATGATTATTTTAAAGCAAAGAAGCAGGCTGATTTACTTCAGAATGATATTGAATTGAAAGAGAAGGAAGTATATGATTTAAAACACGAACTTATTGTTTCAGACTCAAAAGCTGAAACAGCAACAAAAGAATTAAATGAAGCCTTAGAAAAGATTGAATCATTAGAAAAAGAAATCATTAAATTACAGACAGAATTAGAAAAATAA
- a CDS encoding epoxyqueuosine reductase QueH encodes MNKINYQKELEKTLENITKSDIKPSLLLHVCCAPCSSYVLEYLNKYFNITALFYNPNISTDEEYNHRAKELIRFINEKDFENPIKIVISDYIPQEFYDMAKGLEDCPEGGARCFKCYRLRLEQTAKMAKEEQFDYFTTTLSISPLKDSQKLNEIGQALEKEYGVKYLYSDFKKKNGYKRSIELSKEYNLYRQNFCGCEFSKPND; translated from the coding sequence ATGAATAAAATAAATTATCAGAAAGAATTGGAAAAGACATTAGAAAACATAACAAAAAGTGATATTAAGCCATCACTTTTACTACATGTATGCTGTGCACCATGTAGCAGTTATGTATTAGAATATTTAAATAAGTATTTTAATATTACTGCTTTATTTTATAATCCTAATATATCAACAGATGAAGAATATAATCATAGGGCAAAGGAACTTATACGTTTCATAAATGAGAAAGATTTTGAAAATCCCATTAAAATAGTTATAAGTGATTATATTCCGCAGGAATTTTATGATATGGCTAAAGGATTGGAAGATTGTCCTGAAGGTGGTGCCCGTTGTTTCAAATGTTATCGATTAAGACTTGAACAAACAGCAAAAATGGCAAAAGAAGAGCAGTTTGATTATTTTACAACAACACTTTCAATTAGTCCTTTAAAGGATTCTCAAAAGCTTAACGAAATAGGACAAGCTTTGGAAAAGGAATATGGAGTTAAATATTTATATTCCGATTTTAAGAAGAAGAACGGATATAAGCGTTCCATTGAACTTTCCAAAGAATACAATTTGTACAGACAGAATTTCTGTGGTTGTGAATTTTCAAAGCCAAACGATTAA
- a CDS encoding chitobiase/beta-hexosaminidase C-terminal domain-containing protein, with protein MICPKCGNECDDNQMFCNACGTKLKNFVPTDQEEIVVPDRTRPTSNIHREESRTAAINTGNKGKNDNFLNKENKGKNDNALNKENKKPKKNSRRLESELLDNDNITDAGFASKKTKAKYKNDKYNVPSNKNVNPKKSGKNVAIVALIAIVAVVATVAITISIKKASMTKKFNQYYNNGTVYYNQQNYKDARTQFYTASNNAVTNEQRVKSYVMVYKVDSIIGGYEKEEIEFLEALIAIDNSNIDYYKELIVLYQNNDMNSKIEPLIAGAPSNMKEELTNYNGTIPVANYKEGVYRNPINVELSSSNDVTIYYTTDGSNAIESETKTEYSSPIKLKKEGIYTIRAYSVDKNGKASKEMTIKYTLEFIKVDAPIIKPDSGKYTSNQKIEATAASDTIIYYTTDGTTPTTKSKKYKGAIDMPKGDSIYYFIAVNAEGVVSDVTTRVYNFTPEYSKTYDEALESLKRSIGGMDIIFNDNDDGDIYNFEYREIAEISDKYYYIISCEMTTKKNKTKSTTYAVSCDDAICYKASYGSDGNYSISTSNDD; from the coding sequence ATGATTTGTCCAAAATGTGGAAATGAATGTGATGATAATCAGATGTTTTGTAATGCCTGTGGCACAAAACTTAAGAATTTCGTCCCTACCGATCAGGAAGAAATTGTGGTGCCTGACAGAACAAGACCTACTTCTAATATACACCGGGAAGAATCAAGAACAGCGGCTATTAATACCGGAAATAAAGGCAAGAATGATAATTTTTTAAATAAGGAAAATAAAGGCAAGAATGATAATGCTTTAAATAAGGAAAATAAAAAGCCTAAAAAGAATAGCAGACGTTTGGAATCAGAATTACTGGATAATGATAATATAACAGATGCAGGTTTTGCTTCAAAGAAGACGAAAGCTAAATACAAAAATGATAAATATAATGTTCCATCAAATAAGAACGTTAACCCTAAGAAGTCAGGCAAAAATGTTGCCATTGTAGCTTTAATTGCCATTGTGGCAGTGGTTGCAACAGTTGCAATAACTATTTCAATTAAAAAAGCTTCCATGACTAAGAAGTTTAACCAGTACTATAACAATGGAACAGTTTACTACAACCAGCAGAATTATAAGGATGCAAGAACTCAGTTCTATACAGCATCTAACAATGCAGTTACTAATGAGCAGAGAGTTAAATCTTATGTAATGGTTTATAAGGTAGACTCAATTATTGGTGGTTATGAAAAGGAAGAAATTGAATTTCTTGAAGCTCTTATTGCAATTGACAATTCTAACATTGATTATTACAAAGAGCTTATTGTTTTATATCAGAATAACGATATGAACTCAAAGATTGAACCTTTAATTGCAGGTGCACCTTCTAACATGAAGGAAGAATTAACTAATTACAACGGTACAATTCCGGTTGCAAATTATAAAGAAGGGGTTTACCGTAACCCTATTAATGTTGAACTTTCATCAAGTAATGATGTAACTATTTATTACACAACAGACGGAAGCAATGCCATTGAAAGTGAAACTAAGACGGAATATTCTTCTCCAATTAAATTAAAGAAGGAAGGAATATATACTATACGAGCTTATTCAGTAGACAAAAACGGAAAAGCAAGTAAAGAAATGACAATAAAATATACACTTGAATTTATTAAAGTAGACGCTCCAATTATTAAGCCTGATAGTGGAAAATACACATCAAATCAAAAGATTGAAGCAACTGCAGCCAGTGACACTATAATTTACTACACAACAGACGGCACAACACCTACAACTAAGTCAAAGAAATATAAAGGTGCAATAGACATGCCAAAGGGTGACAGCATATATTACTTTATAGCAGTTAACGCTGAAGGTGTTGTAAGTGATGTTACAACAAGAGTCTATAATTTTACACCGGAATATTCTAAGACTTATGATGAGGCACTTGAATCATTAAAGAGAAGCATTGGTGGAATGGACATCATATTTAACGATAATGACGATGGTGATATTTACAATTTTGAATACAGAGAGATTGCAGAAATAAGTGACAAGTATTACTATATTATTTCCTGTGAAATGACAACTAAGAAAAACAAAACTAAGTCAACAACATATGCTGTATCATGTGATGATGCAATATGTTACAAGGCTAGTTATGGTTCTGATGGAAATTATTCAATATCAACATCAAACGATGACTAA
- the hypB gene encoding hydrogenase nickel incorporation protein HypB — MKDFKVIEVKRSIFEDNNADADRLREQLKSEGTFLLNLMSSPGAGKTTTLKRTINMLKDEINIGVMEADIDSDVDAQAITDTGVRAIQIHTGGMCHLDADMTRQGINEFGTKDLDLVFLENVGNLVCPAEFDTGSTKNAMILSVPEGDDKPLKYPLMFTISDVVLINKCDTLSVFDDFSKKDVEERIHNLNPNAKVFFVSAKTGEGFEQWTDWLKNELKIYSK, encoded by the coding sequence ATGAAAGATTTTAAAGTTATTGAAGTTAAAAGAAGTATTTTTGAAGACAATAATGCAGACGCTGACAGACTAAGAGAACAGTTAAAGTCAGAGGGAACATTTCTGCTTAATTTAATGTCTTCACCGGGTGCCGGAAAGACAACAACATTAAAGAGAACAATTAATATGCTTAAAGACGAAATAAACATTGGTGTTATGGAAGCAGATATTGATTCGGATGTAGATGCACAGGCAATAACTGATACAGGTGTTAGAGCCATTCAGATTCATACAGGTGGAATGTGTCACTTAGATGCTGACATGACAAGACAGGGAATTAACGAATTTGGAACAAAGGATTTAGACCTTGTATTTTTAGAAAACGTAGGCAATCTTGTTTGCCCTGCGGAATTTGATACAGGCAGTACTAAGAATGCAATGATTTTGTCAGTTCCTGAAGGAGATGACAAACCCCTTAAATATCCGCTTATGTTTACAATAAGCGATGTAGTATTAATTAACAAGTGTGATACATTAAGCGTTTTTGACGATTTTTCAAAGAAAGACGTTGAGGAAAGAATACATAATTTAAATCCAAATGCTAAGGTATTCTTTGTGTCTGCAAAGACAGGAGAAGGCTTTGAACAGTGGACAGATTGGTTGAAAAACGAATTAAAAATATATTCTAAATAA
- a CDS encoding peptidoglycan D,D-transpeptidase FtsI family protein: MSRREQHQMSKDSARRRRYKSEQKERRKLNRQAMVTSVIFCIIFVFMAGFYLNFIVNKSQDIIKDTHNERVAEKAKTIIRGTIYAEGGEKLAYTDTNSTEEDLTDDTRKYPYGKTFAQVIGYSTKGFTGLEQRCNSDLSTEGTTEIEKIANDFSNTTVSGCNVYTTLNVKLQKKAYESIGSDKGAVFIMDPSTGAVLTTASKPSFNPEKLDKIWDDISTDNENSPLLNRATLGLYTPGSTFKIVTTLAYMNQHKNDYNNFSYYCQGRALFHNFKINCFDGHAHGSEDFEHAFANSCNSAFSTMGDELNLKKYIKTVNGLLFNEIIPFDNFNTRDSNYCKKSRFVLNENSTQAEVAQTSIGQGETLVTPAHMAMLAAAIANKGVLMKPYMIDKVENSNGTIVSQAEQTECKKLMTKAQAKQLQEYMSAVCDYGTARIFSSSSYEVYGKTGTAELDKNNNVNSWFVGYAKKGKKQLAIAVVYENIKDGTISAKECAKEIFDDYFK, from the coding sequence ATGTCACGACGAGAACAACATCAAATGTCAAAGGACTCCGCAAGACGCAGGAGATACAAGTCGGAACAAAAAGAAAGACGAAAATTAAATAGACAGGCAATGGTTACTTCAGTAATATTTTGCATAATTTTTGTATTTATGGCAGGATTTTACTTAAACTTTATTGTAAATAAAAGTCAGGATATTATAAAAGATACTCATAATGAAAGAGTTGCCGAAAAAGCGAAAACCATTATAAGAGGAACTATTTATGCTGAAGGCGGTGAAAAACTTGCCTACACAGACACAAACTCAACAGAAGAAGATTTAACGGATGACACAAGAAAATATCCTTATGGTAAAACTTTTGCTCAGGTAATTGGCTATTCAACAAAGGGCTTTACAGGACTTGAACAGAGATGTAACTCAGATCTTTCAACTGAAGGAACTACTGAGATAGAAAAGATTGCCAATGATTTTTCGAATACAACAGTAAGTGGCTGTAACGTATATACAACTTTAAATGTTAAGTTGCAGAAGAAAGCTTATGAGTCAATCGGTTCAGATAAAGGTGCTGTTTTTATAATGGATCCTTCAACTGGAGCTGTTTTAACTACTGCTTCAAAACCTTCATTTAATCCTGAAAAGTTAGACAAGATATGGGATGATATTTCAACGGATAATGAAAATTCACCATTGCTTAACAGAGCAACTTTAGGTTTGTATACACCAGGCTCAACATTTAAGATTGTCACAACACTTGCTTATATGAACCAGCATAAGAATGATTACAATAATTTCTCATATTATTGTCAGGGACGTGCGCTTTTCCATAATTTTAAGATTAACTGTTTTGATGGTCATGCTCACGGCAGTGAAGATTTTGAACACGCATTTGCCAACTCATGTAACAGTGCTTTTTCAACAATGGGTGATGAACTTAATCTTAAGAAATATATAAAGACTGTTAATGGATTATTGTTTAATGAGATTATTCCTTTTGATAACTTTAATACAAGGGATTCAAACTATTGCAAAAAGAGTCGTTTTGTCTTGAATGAAAATTCAACTCAGGCAGAAGTAGCTCAGACAAGTATAGGACAGGGTGAAACATTAGTTACACCAGCTCACATGGCTATGCTTGCAGCTGCAATTGCAAACAAGGGTGTTCTTATGAAGCCATATATGATTGATAAAGTTGAGAACAGCAATGGAACTATAGTGAGTCAGGCAGAACAGACTGAATGCAAGAAGCTTATGACTAAGGCACAGGCAAAGCAGTTGCAGGAATATATGTCTGCAGTATGTGATTATGGTACTGCAAGAATTTTTTCAAGTTCTTCTTATGAAGTATATGGTAAGACAGGTACAGCAGAGCTTGATAAGAATAACAACGTTAACTCTTGGTTTGTGGGCTATGCAAAGAAGGGCAAAAAGCAGCTTGCCATTGCAGTTGTTTACGAAAATATAAAAGACGGAACAATTTCAGCCAAGGAATGTGCAAAAGAGATTTTTGATGATTATTTTAAATAA
- a CDS encoding peptidase U32 family protein, with product MKVELLAPGGSFESVIAAYNAGADAVYTGGLMFGARAGANNLTTEELIEALEYAHVHDRKLYLTVNTLLKDKEIETELYDYLLPLYENGLDAVIVQDIGVFKFIRDNFPLMHIHASTQMTIFGKDTVAFLKDLGASRIVTPRELSLKEIEDIKNDTRLKDMEIESFVHGALCYCYSGQCFMSSYIGGRSGNRGRCAQPCRMEYDVLKDGKVLNPGNNKYVLSPKDICTLKILPEIIKSGVYSLKIEGRMKKTEYITGVVSIYRKYLDMYLNIPDKYNVDENDIKKLADLFNRNGFNESYYKQHNGRNMISLKKPEFRKENREFNQYLKEKYIGFTLKKNLNIKVTFIKEQPFTISTMVNGTEIIYEGNPVSKALNKPIDKEILLKQMKKTGNSDFDFTNIEIICDEDGFLPIGAINQARRDFLEKVRQYLISQYTRKSVEDSNIQSDKSNTNNKYIVDLCNKNTTISVNVNVLVSTNEQFKVSMNKDFVKRIYVESSDFSENKILEIIEEGHKADKEIYIAMPYVYRMADKNNFHRNYVKIIEKADGSLIRSFEEYLDLRKINMAKNCIFDYNVYTYNRIAKDFYLNFGGVQTTVPLELNYKEIEFRGLAGDEMIVYGYMPAMISAGCGLKTCNSCKSDNSTYEVVDKHRNRFVTKCVCRYCYNVMYNCKPLSLFKFSKEIISMTPDSVRLSFTTESGNITEQILNKAQQAFIYEKNIQEDDQSTRGHFKRGVL from the coding sequence ATGAAAGTTGAACTTTTAGCCCCTGGTGGTTCCTTTGAAAGTGTTATAGCAGCATATAATGCAGGTGCTGATGCTGTTTATACAGGAGGATTAATGTTTGGAGCCAGAGCCGGAGCCAATAATCTTACAACTGAAGAATTAATTGAAGCCTTAGAATATGCACATGTTCACGACAGAAAGCTATATCTTACAGTAAATACCTTGCTTAAAGATAAGGAGATAGAGACGGAATTATATGATTACCTGCTTCCTCTTTATGAAAATGGCTTAGATGCAGTTATTGTGCAGGATATTGGAGTTTTCAAATTTATAAGAGATAATTTTCCACTAATGCATATACATGCAAGTACCCAGATGACAATATTTGGAAAAGATACAGTTGCATTTCTTAAAGATTTAGGTGCTTCACGAATTGTAACTCCAAGAGAGCTTTCTTTAAAAGAGATAGAAGACATAAAGAATGACACTAGGCTTAAGGATATGGAGATAGAAAGCTTTGTACACGGTGCATTGTGTTATTGCTATTCAGGTCAGTGTTTTATGAGTAGCTACATTGGAGGAAGAAGTGGTAACAGAGGAAGATGCGCCCAGCCTTGTAGAATGGAATATGATGTATTAAAAGATGGCAAGGTCTTAAATCCCGGAAATAACAAATATGTTTTAAGTCCAAAAGACATTTGCACATTAAAGATTCTTCCCGAAATCATTAAATCAGGTGTATACTCCTTAAAGATTGAAGGACGAATGAAGAAGACCGAATATATTACAGGTGTTGTAAGTATTTATAGAAAATATCTTGATATGTATTTAAACATACCTGATAAGTATAATGTTGATGAAAATGATATAAAGAAACTTGCTGATTTATTTAACAGAAATGGTTTTAATGAAAGTTATTATAAGCAACATAACGGCAGAAATATGATTTCATTAAAGAAACCAGAGTTTAGAAAAGAAAATAGAGAATTTAATCAGTATTTAAAAGAAAAATATATAGGTTTCACCTTAAAAAAGAATCTTAATATTAAAGTAACTTTTATAAAAGAGCAGCCATTTACAATTTCAACAATGGTTAATGGGACTGAAATAATTTATGAAGGAAATCCTGTATCAAAAGCTTTAAATAAGCCTATTGACAAAGAAATTTTATTAAAGCAAATGAAAAAAACAGGTAACAGTGACTTTGATTTTACTAATATTGAGATTATCTGTGATGAAGATGGATTTTTACCAATAGGTGCAATTAATCAGGCGAGAAGAGATTTTCTTGAAAAGGTAAGACAATATTTAATATCACAGTACACAAGAAAGAGTGTAGAAGATTCAAACATTCAAAGTGATAAGAGTAATACCAATAATAAGTATATTGTTGATTTATGCAATAAAAATACAACAATATCCGTTAATGTTAATGTACTTGTAAGTACAAACGAGCAGTTTAAAGTTTCAATGAACAAGGATTTCGTTAAAAGAATATATGTTGAAAGCTCTGACTTTTCAGAAAATAAAATTCTTGAAATAATCGAAGAAGGACACAAGGCTGACAAAGAAATATATATTGCAATGCCTTATGTTTACAGAATGGCTGACAAGAATAATTTTCACAGAAATTATGTGAAAATCATTGAAAAAGCAGATGGATCTCTTATAAGAAGTTTTGAGGAATATCTGGATTTAAGAAAAATAAATATGGCAAAAAATTGCATTTTTGATTATAATGTGTATACTTACAATAGGATAGCCAAAGATTTTTATCTGAATTTTGGTGGTGTACAGACAACAGTTCCTTTGGAACTAAATTATAAAGAAATTGAATTTAGAGGTTTGGCAGGAGATGAAATGATTGTTTATGGATATATGCCGGCAATGATTTCAGCAGGTTGTGGTTTAAAAACCTGCAATAGTTGTAAATCAGATAATAGTACTTATGAAGTTGTGGATAAACATCGAAACAGATTTGTAACAAAGTGTGTATGTAGGTATTGCTATAATGTAATGTATAATTGTAAGCCATTATCCCTTTTTAAGTTTTCAAAGGAAATTATTTCCATGACACCTGATTCAGTAAGACTTTCATTTACAACAGAAAGCGGAAATATTACTGAACAGATATTAAATAAGGCACAACAGGCTTTTATATACGAAAAAAATATACAGGAAGATGATCAATCTACAAGAGGACACTTTAAACGTGGGGTTCTTTAG
- a CDS encoding NUDIX hydrolase, translating to MENAVSCGGVVIFRGKILLLYKNYHNRYEGWVLPKGTVENGETHEQTALREVHEETGVKATIIEYLGKSEYTFNIPHDIVEKEVHWYLMTSDSYFSRPQREEFFTHSGYYRYIEAYHLLKFPNERNMLEKAYKLYLKMERSKNKKR from the coding sequence ATGGAGAACGCAGTCAGCTGTGGTGGTGTGGTTATTTTTCGAGGAAAGATATTATTGCTTTACAAGAATTATCACAATAGGTATGAAGGATGGGTTTTACCAAAGGGCACTGTTGAAAATGGCGAAACGCATGAACAGACAGCATTAAGAGAGGTTCATGAAGAAACAGGAGTGAAAGCAACAATAATTGAATACCTTGGAAAGAGTGAATATACATTCAACATTCCCCATGATATTGTAGAAAAAGAGGTTCATTGGTATTTAATGACTTCTGACAGCTATTTTAGCAGACCACAAAGGGAAGAGTTTTTTACCCATTCAGGTTATTACAGATATATTGAAGCGTATCATCTGTTAAAATTTCCTAATGAGCGTAATATGCTTGAAAAGGCATACAAACTTTACCTTAAAATGGAAAGATCAAAAAACAAAAAAAGATAG
- a CDS encoding FtsW/RodA/SpoVE family cell cycle protein: MDTFIVIVTKYLFILLMLFYTWESFSALIHTKRYQAAGIFQRQNAIIFVTYILGIVTIFMNQKDTTDVNVIILGGLQMCFLIVVLGIFPIIYPNINKGILSNMCMLLTIGFIILARLSFEKSVKQFIIVAVVTMLSLIVPYLMSRFNMWKSLTWIYCFVGLGLLVAVLVVGTLSRGAKLYIKISGFTFQPSEFVKIIFVFFIAGMLSKSAEFGHLILSAVFAGLYVIVLVISTDLGSALIFFMMYLFMVYVGTKKVRYLFIGMAGISTASVIAYKLFSHVQVRVLVWKNPFAADIINNSGYQVSQSLFALGSGGLMGTGLYQGYPNKIPIVDNDFVFSAIGEEFGAIFGILLILVCLSCFISFLNTAMEQNSMFNRLVCVGLGVGYAIQIILTVGGAINMIPSTGVTLPLISSGGSSILSTLIVFAIIQGLAIVGTANMNSVRRKVPTEGTGNVTTRTTSNVKGLRKTQEIQVGTKRKTKIK; the protein is encoded by the coding sequence ATGGATACTTTTATTGTTATTGTAACTAAATATTTATTTATTTTGCTTATGTTGTTTTATACATGGGAGTCTTTTAGCGCGCTTATTCATACTAAGCGCTATCAGGCGGCAGGTATATTTCAACGTCAGAATGCGATTATTTTTGTGACCTATATTCTGGGTATAGTTACTATTTTTATGAACCAGAAAGATACAACAGATGTTAATGTTATTATTTTAGGTGGGTTGCAAATGTGCTTTTTAATAGTGGTTTTAGGCATATTCCCTATTATTTATCCTAACATTAACAAAGGCATACTAAGTAATATGTGTATGCTTTTGACTATCGGTTTTATTATTCTGGCAAGACTTAGTTTTGAAAAAAGCGTAAAACAGTTTATTATTGTAGCTGTTGTAACCATGCTCTCATTAATTGTACCGTATTTAATGAGCAGGTTTAATATGTGGAAATCCTTAACATGGATTTATTGCTTTGTAGGTCTTGGTCTGTTAGTTGCGGTTCTTGTAGTGGGAACCCTTTCAAGAGGAGCTAAACTTTATATTAAGATTAGCGGATTCACTTTCCAACCATCAGAATTTGTAAAAATAATATTTGTATTTTTTATAGCAGGAATGCTAAGTAAGTCAGCAGAATTTGGCCACTTAATTTTATCGGCTGTTTTTGCAGGGCTTTATGTTATTGTTCTTGTGATTTCAACAGACCTTGGTAGTGCATTAATATTCTTTATGATGTATCTGTTTATGGTATATGTTGGAACAAAGAAGGTTCGATACCTTTTTATCGGAATGGCAGGTATATCGACGGCTTCGGTGATAGCATACAAGCTATTTTCCCATGTTCAGGTCAGAGTGCTTGTATGGAAAAATCCTTTTGCTGCCGATATTATAAATAATTCAGGATATCAGGTTTCACAGTCACTTTTTGCTTTGGGAAGTGGTGGCTTAATGGGAACTGGACTTTATCAGGGATATCCTAACAAGATACCAATTGTTGATAATGACTTTGTTTTTTCAGCTATTGGAGAAGAATTTGGAGCAATATTCGGAATACTTCTGATTCTTGTATGTTTAAGCTGTTTTATTTCATTCTTAAATACGGCAATGGAACAGAACAGTATGTTTAACAGACTGGTTTGCGTAGGCTTAGGTGTAGGCTATGCAATACAGATTATTTTGACTGTAGGTGGTGCAATTAACATGATTCCGTCTACAGGCGTAACTTTACCACTTATAAGTAGTGGTGGTAGTTCAATTTTAAGTACATTAATTGTCTTTGCAATTATACAGGGACTTGCAATTGTAGGTACGGCTAACATGAATTCAGTTAGAAGAAAAGTACCAACGGAGGGAACAGGAAATGTCACGACGAGAACAACATCAAATGTCAAAGGACTCCGCAAGACGCAGGAGATACAAGTCGGAACAAAAAGAAAGACGAAAATTAAATAG